The stretch of DNA GCTGCAACCGCGATTGAATTCTTGCACAAGGAGAAGCAGCTACCTGCAATTACTGCAACGGACGAAACAAGCATCTTTCTTCGCTCTACATCTATGGAAGAAGAAGACGGCTCCTGAACTTCAGACTTCTTTGCTGCGGATAGGGAAAGGCAAACAGAAGAAGATATCGACAATATTGAAGCCATAACCATTACTAACTAACTCCCCCGCCCCCTTGTTATGTCACTGGATAATGTGTCCCCCTTAACCCAAATCACATCTTTTCCCTCactagatttattttatttttgaaaaattttaagtaattaatatttatatatataaattaNNNNNNNNNNNNNNNNNNNattattattattattattattattattgttgttgttgttgttgttctaaCTCAAATAATCCAATGCTGCTAAATGAAAATGGAATCAAACTAAATCCAAAACAAatcaatctaaaaaaaattaaccctAAATTTCTGCTAACTTTACTTTGGATGTTGATAAGACAAGACAGaagtttactttttttttattcaagcaccaaagaaaaagaaagagaaatttaATCAAAAAAACTAATGCCAAATCAAATTAATCAAAACCATGTTAGGTAAGTTTAAAGATTATAactaatttgttttttttttgcatgtAACTCAATTGtttcacatttttttcttttttcttcatcaCCATTTTGGAcaagatataaaaaattgtgGCTGAATTTTTTCTGCAATAAATGAATGACTTATGTAAACTTCGgttaaattagtagataattagtcaataaattaatttttaataaggagGATTAAAAATGTGaagattatattaaattaaaatagaactcatcaaaacgagaattttgacattaattttaaaaaaattagtctaaAATTAGACCGAACAAACCGAACCAATTGAATCGAACCCAAATTAAACCGTGAGCCCAACCGGGCCAACCTTTGAATGAACCCACGCCCTTTCTTCATTCTCATTTCATCTGAAACGAGATTGAAAGCTCTAGAGAAGAGAAAAGGGTGCCGAACCCTTACGGCAAATTTTAACCTGCCGTAACTTCTTCGTCCGAGCTTCGATCGTCGCATTGTTTGCGGCCACGTGTTCATCGCGTCAAGCTCTACATTTTTATCAGAATAATTTCACTGGTAACTTATTTAATCACTCTCAGCCCTCTTTTCCtccaatttttgaatttttaataggaatgttgaatttctttaatttttgatgttttaggatccaattagcttgagaaaaatattcactcttgcttatgtgaagcttgggtaaggtgaggatatgataattcaattttattttcattgaatttgagatttgagtattaaattgggtatatgtatgtgttatgaatgtgtattaggttgtgaataaataattggagcttgaaattgtgaatactggaacttggaggaagcgGATTAGTTAAGTTTTGAGGGGCTGCCTTGGTTTTGAATAAATAGCTTTGGTCGTTACGTGAAAATCAGCCAATGTATagtttaggtttcttgcatttaatatataatgttctgtgaaaacttaaactagatgaccataggataagttggaatgCAGGAGTATGTTTAATGTTTAGTAATTTGTCAATGAAtatatttggttgaagtttattggataattagttattaattttggatgGTTAATGTTGTTATGTTAATTGGAGATAATTATGGTTGaatgttattgttgatgaacATGGTTGATTTGGTGCTCGTTGATTTACTAATGGTTTGatgaattattgatttgaggTATAACTATTGTGGAGGTTGTTGTGATAATGAGGTATTTTGTGTTAGAAGCCTAGGATTAGTGAACTATGATctttagttgaattttggttgttggatttgaatattGTATGTGTATAATTGTTTATCTAAGGTAGATTTATTGTGGTGACTgttatgatgatgaggaagggtatgttgaattgaaaagaaagcaGGTTTGGACGCGAAAAAGGTGGCAAAGTCTGAGTTTTAGAGCatatgctgccgaaattttatgaaaagtatagattttgtttatatgattatttaaaaatatttagattcaAAGGTTATATGGTTTGATTTAGAGTTATTGAGAAAATgagcatgttttaagtttgattcatttagaaaagaatgaattatgttttgaattggaactATTGATGGACGGAATGGGAGGTCTGATAATGAAGGATAAGGATTGAATATGATTGACGTATAATGATGAATGAGATgcgattgagaatgatgtggatgttgatgaattataattgaattatttatatgacTTATAAATTTGAATActctgagatacgagattccctggATCAAGTGCCGTGGCTTGCTACCACGTGTAtcaggttgaaaactcgatactttgttgaccctacgacgtaagtgtgaccgggcactatataaatttttggtaatgttacccccattgagcaatattgattatttgagaaaaagctatgcatagactcttggggatgcacgtcgggggacagtctaaggacaATTTAGACTTATcaggttggctggataaccgacagataagTCTCATCAgtcataggacagacatgcatcatatgcatattacttgaattacttgcttgtGCTTTAATTGGGTGTGCCTATATGTACTTGCCATGCTAAATGTTTATTTATTACCTGTAATAACTGTAACCTTCTTGTGTTTGCCTTATCTGTCTATTTGTCTGTGAGAATGCATGAAGGAGTTGGAGGTATGGAAGAATGGCAGTATATGACTTagatttaaggttaagttaagttaggattaaatatttttagaaaaccaccttttatggcttatgtttaatactttaagctctttaatctgagtgtcggcgttctaggattgcctctagcATTCTCAGGactttatatattatgtgtgtggcacatttaccatactgagaacctccggttctcattccatactatgttgttgttttttagatgcaggtcgagaggcatctcgttaggcgtctggactcTTAAAGCGGAGGGGTTACTGGGTAGTTTTGTtgtatagatatatataaatatgtacttagctttctTTCCGCTTAACTTGTTCTTTTGATCCTCCTAAaggtttatggagaggcagGATTGTGTATATGTACTTTTCGGTTTTgggatatgtatgtatatatgtgtaaatattctccggccagtcttgacttcgcaggctgagttaggagcttgttattttgttccTTTGGCACTCTATTCCTAGTTCTGTTATCTTATGTTTAataattatgattttcttaGCATGTAAGTTAACTTGTAccttgagcgttgcgcttttactTCGCGATTTTTTGTTTCCTCTTTTCTTCAAGGAtcctagcatattataatttttctgaTATTATAtatactcattttattttagatgtcgtaataccacaccacctctgttttacggcttaagcgtaaagcttagTTTGGTGGGGTGTTACAACTTACGTCGTTTATTGGAGTCAAAGCACAATTTTAAGGGTGTGAATTTGGGAACTTCGCTGAACAAACAATTTGTTGCTGCAACCATCTCCTTGGTTAAGTCTAGATTTTAAATTCCTAATTTTGTGgtctgaattaaaaaaaaaataaaaggagttATAGTTGGTTCAAGGACTAAGAAGTTGACTTTGAGAAAGAAATCTTAGCTATGCTCAAGCaagatacaaaaagaaaaatgattctCATTTTAGTTGAAGGAGAGAGAACTAGCATTTGAGTTTCATTGAGAACTTTTTTGTGGGAGTTCAACATTTTGTACAGTATTTCTACATCAAAACAATATTTCGTCAAGATAGAGAGCTACATGCTAAATCCGGTTCAACTTATAGTATAAAAATTGCTAATCATCATCTCATTTATGGTTTActgtttatatttttgtttcaatGTTATATCTTTTTTTGTGTTTATTATGTGGTAAAAGGATAAAGAAAGAGGCATTGAGAAAAAcctattaaaaaaagttattaaaattGATAGAAATACTTGTGAGAAAagtcaaaaataatttcaaatatattttggttgtatttttgttttgtgtcaTATATCTGAGAGATATTTTTTGCTAAGTTAGGTAAGTATTTAGTGTGTTGATTTTAGGTAGTTATATAATTaagttaaatttatattaaaacttGTGTGTCCTAGATAGAATTATattgaattctaaaaaattagtgtatgtaatatttgaaaaaataataaaatttcatcAAAGTTGTAGTAAAAATTGAATGTAAGTTACATTACATTAAACAACTGAATCAAAATATATGACTGtgtcattttttttctctattctgactctattttttatgatttataatacaaaataaaattttctcttgtataattatatatgcagaccaaacaaaaacaaaataaaaaatttgatttaagactttattaatcaaatttaaaaaaaatcataaattcaattcctcttttTTAAACTATCTAAAccctttaattattattattattattatggtcGTCCACCTCGTCGTAGTCTTCTATTGTTTTACTTTGCTTAGTTTACAAACATATAGGTATATAACTATACTTGatatcttattatttaaaaaatactagtaatcaatattttcaataagaCAATAGTAGTATTTTTCTAAAGTTACTTTAAGCTAATATAAGGTACATCTTTAATTTGCAAagataatactaaaaaattttctGTCTCCAACAGAATTAATTGTctaaaaatttgattgaaaaatgttaaaaaattattattattttttattattattttaatttaataatctaataatatattttaatttatatttttaaatattaataattaattaatagtaaaaaacaATAGATTCCGAAACATTTGATCGGTCGCTTATTTTGTTATAGGAATAGATTTCATGATGAATTGATAGAGAGGAGATAAGGACACGGGCACGGCTGCTAAAGCGACTAGTGAATTGGCGGTTTTAACCCCAAGGCGCGCACTATTGTTGCAGGTGAGGCTGGCTTTCCGGTCAACTGAAAAGCCGCACCTACTCTGTTGTCACCAACTCAtatgttaatatttttctaatatataaaATCGATCACCATCAGCATCAACCACCATTATCATTTCTctgtaaaaaagaaagaaagagagagtttttgttttgttattcccaaaggaaaagaaatggCTTCCGTTTCAAAGCTGTCAACGCCGAATCCAGCAGCGTCCTTGGCAGATGCGATCCGCTCCAGATCTTCTTCTCCCAAATGCTTCCTCGCTTTTCACGATCGCAGAAGAACCTCGTCCGTTGCCTCCCTCCGAATTCGTCAATCTCCCAATCTCAATACCCCTTTGCTGtcagtctctctctctctctctctctctcgcatGCAGcgtttattatttctattttccctCCCCTCTTTGATTAGCATAAGCCGTGAAATCGAACGGAACTGCTATGGTCATGGTAACTATCGAAGAAACCTATAGTAAGGGTTAGGCAGCTTAAGTAAAAGAAATAGAATACCAAATGTAGCTTGTTAGATTGAATGTAGTAGTCGTCCTTATACTTGtctgaattttcttgtttggtgCATGTATCATAACATAGATTATATGATTATATATTTCTCCgtattaaataagttatttttcctTAAGGTGTTTTCAAATTTATTACTTTATACATgtaatatatagaaaaataagcCCTTCACTCCATACTTATATATTTCTAGGATAGGATTGTGTTAATGATGAACATAAAAGGATTCAATGTATACTCTATGCTAAATCAAAGTGGCATATTCATTCTAATATGATTGTGCTGGATGTGTGACAGAGTTAGATGCTCCCACACTGATGGAAATGGAAGTGTTGCAAAGAGGACAACACTTCATGATCTCTATGAGAAAGAAGGCCAGAGTCCATGGTATGATAATCTCTGCCGTCCTGTTACCGATCTGCTTCCTCTTATAGCCAGTGGTGTCAGAGGCGTAACTAGCAACCCTGCggtaaattttgttttttaactATCATTCTCCATTTATGAAGATATTTTTCTTGGAATAACGAtgcctaaaaaaaaaaaaagtgcagATTACATTTGCCAAACACACTCAGCATAACATGTTTGTTTATCTATGTGATTGCAGATCTTTCAGAAAGCTATCTCCTCCTCAAACGCTTACAATGATCAGTTCAGGTACGTCAAACTCTTCCGCTAAGTATTAACAGAATTTCTTCTATCATATGTGAGTTGCATTTTATTGGAGTAAAGCATGGAAATTTAGCATAATAAACCTTGTTAACATTCCTCCTAAGTTTCTAATTTGATAGGAGGATTAGCTCTTCACTGCCTCAAGTGTACTGTTCGTTTAGCTGCTATGCTTATATTCTAATGGCTTTAGCATTACAagggaaaaagtaaaaatagaaaaaagcaaattcgatttattttttctcctttttttggtCTGTAATTGCACTATGGTGAGctatttcattttctgtttataTAGCTAAATAGAAATTCCTCAATGACACAGGGAACTCGTGCAAGCAGGGAAGGACATTGAAAGTGCATATTGGGAACTTGTGGTGAAGGACATTCAAGATGCTTGCAAACTATTTGAACCGATTTATGACCAAACAGATGGCGGTGATGGCTATGTCTCTGTTGAAGTATCTCCTAAGCTTGCAGATGATACTAAGGGAACCATACAGGCTGCAAAATGGCTTCATAAAGTGGTTAATCGCCCCAACGTGTATATAAAAATTCCGGCCACAGCTCCTTGTATCCCTTCAATCAAGGAAGTCATTGCAAATGGGATAAGTGTGAATGTGACTGTAAGTTTATGCAATATCCTTCTATGTAGTTTACAACTTAGGTTAATATGATAGAGTGTTATGGTATGCTATTCTAGGTTTGGTGTTTGGCTACATGACAAGTAATCCTAGGTATAAATTGCGCTGTTATTTTAATCTCACAATGGTTACAACTTACAACTGAGGAAATTGAAGTGCCATATGATATGACTTCTTTCACAATGTGGCTGGAGTGTAAATTTAAGTTTCTGGCATCTATATCTGCAGCTGATATTCTCGCTTGCAAGATatgaagctgtgattgatgctTACTTGGATGGTCTTGAGGCATCTGGCCTAAATGACCTCTCTAGAGTCACAAGTGTTGCCTCTTTCTTTGTCAGTCGAGTGGACACTCTCATTGACAAGATGCTTGAGAAAATTGGCACCCCTGAGGCTCTTAATCTACGTGGGAAGGTAACTGCTTATCATGCTGTTTCTGTTTGGATTTATTTTACCTCTGGATCTTACACAATGTGCTTATGCCTTGGTACATTGAATTTTATAGGCCGCGGTAGCCCAAGCAGCACTAGCCTATCAGCTCTACCAAAGGAAATTTTCTGGTCCAAGGTGGGAGGCTTTGGTTAAGAAGGGGGCAAAGAAGCAAAGGCTCCTCTGGGCATCAACCAGTGTCAAGAATCCTGCCTATCCCGACACCTTATATGTTGCTCCTCTCATTGGACCTGACACTGTAAGCTGTTGTTTTGTTAAGCATCTGCATGCTTATAGTTATGAAGTTATGATGGAATTGATCCTAATCCAGTGAAGGCAATAATATTGGATTTAATGGACTTCTATTTTGGTCTTGATTGTTTTAACTTCCAACAGTATTTGAAATCAAAGTTCCCTAAACCTTGATTGGAATTTTTCTT from Arachis duranensis cultivar V14167 chromosome 4, aradu.V14167.gnm2.J7QH, whole genome shotgun sequence encodes:
- the LOC107486867 gene encoding uncharacterized protein LOC107486867; translated protein: MASVSKLSTPNPAASLADAIRSRSSSPKCFLAFHDRRRTSSVASLRIRQSPNLNTPLLVRCSHTDGNGSVAKRTTLHDLYEKEGQSPWYDNLCRPVTDLLPLIASGVRGVTSNPAIFQKAISSSNAYNDQFRELVQAGKDIESAYWELVVKDIQDACKLFEPIYDQTDGGDGYVSVEVSPKLADDTKGTIQAAKWLHKVVNRPNVYIKIPATAPCIPSIKEVIANGISVNVTLIFSLARYEAVIDAYLDGLEASGLNDLSRVTSVASFFVSRVDTLIDKMLEKIGTPEALNLRGKAAVAQAALAYQLYQRKFSGPRWEALVKKGAKKQRLLWASTSVKNPAYPDTLYVAPLIGPDTVSTMPDQALQAFIDHGTVSRTIDSNASEAEGVYNALQKLGIDWGFVGDQLEAEGVDSFKKSFDSLLDSLQEKANSLKLVS